Proteins encoded within one genomic window of Chitinophaga parva:
- a CDS encoding RNA polymerase sigma factor yields MSAKPTAGSARTHEQGFTDLFNEYNAALRYFAEGLLKDRTQAKDAVATVFESLWNNGNWQALQVPSSYLYKAVYHTCLNITTSNKARQKRQKTASIQQPVDIDEAVLERIYRAEVYRELHSALQKLPEQCRRAMQLSYLDGLTVEETARIMEISASAVKTHRMRGVKQLRKLLSDQVFSLFFFL; encoded by the coding sequence ATGAGCGCCAAACCAACAGCAGGGAGTGCCCGTACCCACGAGCAAGGATTCACTGATTTATTCAATGAATACAACGCCGCTCTTCGATATTTTGCCGAAGGGCTCCTTAAGGATCGTACTCAGGCTAAGGATGCCGTGGCCACCGTTTTTGAATCATTATGGAATAACGGTAACTGGCAAGCATTGCAAGTGCCCTCATCCTATCTTTATAAGGCTGTATACCATACTTGTCTAAACATAACCACCAGTAACAAAGCCAGGCAAAAACGCCAAAAAACTGCTTCAATCCAACAACCTGTTGATATAGATGAGGCCGTATTAGAGCGGATTTATCGCGCGGAAGTATATCGGGAATTGCACTCCGCACTTCAGAAACTTCCCGAACAATGCCGACGAGCGATGCAACTCTCTTACTTGGATGGGCTGACGGTGGAAGAAACCGCCAGGATAATGGAGATATCGGCCAGCGCAGTTAAAACCCACCGGATGCGGGGAGTCAAACAACTGAGAAAGCTACTCTCAGACCAGGTATTCTCCCTATTTTTCTTTCTTTAA
- a CDS encoding FecR family protein, whose product MEDSVDIIIRMAKLTTRSLQEKISPEELVELKDWLAQSEKHRRYLANLFSDESLEEYAKPIRSDATQPEERETEKDKIRKTPAIIRRLIAWAALIAVLGGLSYYLWWQSNEKHLLEKPGPISTASVIEPGTSKAILTLPNGQQLSLKTGQDTDLLLSNSVIKQRGGTIKYQSTQQSGRQEYHVLSTPRGGQWHLTLPDGSEVWLNAASSIKYPTSFLAQDREVEITGEAYFQVKSSPSAPFIVKAPHTTVTVLGTSFNIAAYANDSTVETTLVGGVVKVSAGGKTRDLQPGTQAATTATGIIVRSANLDAVTAWKEGYFYYDQASLISVMNDLENWYDVNVKFETDFSKLPHFSGKIDRNISLDKILSMISETKVATFKIEGRTVIVQEAK is encoded by the coding sequence ATGGAAGACTCCGTTGACATAATCATTCGCATGGCGAAACTAACCACGCGGTCGCTACAGGAGAAAATCAGTCCAGAGGAACTCGTCGAGCTGAAGGATTGGCTGGCCCAGAGTGAAAAACACCGAAGGTATCTGGCCAACCTTTTCTCAGACGAATCATTGGAGGAATATGCCAAGCCCATAAGAAGCGATGCAACCCAGCCAGAAGAACGGGAAACTGAAAAGGACAAAATAAGAAAGACACCTGCAATTATTAGGAGATTGATCGCTTGGGCAGCCTTGATAGCAGTTTTGGGTGGCCTCAGTTATTACCTATGGTGGCAGTCTAATGAAAAGCATTTGTTGGAGAAACCTGGACCAATATCTACTGCTTCTGTTATCGAGCCAGGGACCAGCAAAGCAATACTGACCTTGCCCAATGGACAACAGCTTTCTTTAAAGACCGGCCAGGACACCGACTTGTTGCTTTCAAATTCCGTTATTAAGCAGAGGGGTGGTACTATCAAATATCAGTCTACACAGCAATCAGGTAGGCAAGAGTATCACGTTTTATCTACGCCTCGAGGTGGCCAATGGCATTTAACACTTCCTGATGGGTCAGAGGTTTGGCTTAACGCCGCATCCTCTATAAAATATCCCACGTCCTTTCTGGCACAAGACCGAGAGGTCGAAATAACCGGAGAGGCGTACTTTCAAGTAAAGAGTTCTCCTTCCGCCCCGTTTATAGTTAAGGCTCCCCATACCACTGTCACGGTATTGGGGACGTCCTTTAACATAGCCGCCTATGCTAACGACAGTACGGTTGAAACTACCTTGGTTGGTGGAGTCGTAAAGGTATCAGCAGGCGGAAAGACAAGGGACCTTCAACCAGGTACACAAGCTGCAACTACCGCAACCGGTATTATTGTCAGATCAGCGAACCTTGACGCTGTAACCGCCTGGAAAGAGGGTTATTTTTACTACGATCAGGCTTCTCTAATATCGGTCATGAACGATCTGGAAAATTGGTATGACGTGAATGTAAAATTCGAAACCGACTTTAGCAAACTGCCGCATTTCAGCGGAAAGATAGACCGCAACATTTCCCTGGATAAAATTCTTTCGATGATTTCAGAAACGAAAGTCGCCACATTTAAAATAGAAGGCCGGACAGTTATTGTCCAGGAGGCAAAATAG
- a CDS encoding helix-turn-helix transcriptional regulator, whose amino-acid sequence MAPTFYAWHDKQEGGKLQEMINETAGNLATCGWRMSLDRLWECYDRMLLFAMGDLGVSLSAAGCDPEDPCCHAAVVSRIRVLLLVAIQKSTPPPLSQLAMAVAHCGRTLQKIFKEHFGLSMMEYFIGARMEAILRQIIWTEKPLQIIALEFGYQDYSTFSNAVRRWWAVSPRVLRKSRILPARSIKLKRRFVRRPEARIENLCDNG is encoded by the coding sequence ATGGCTCCTACCTTTTATGCCTGGCATGACAAACAGGAGGGAGGGAAGTTACAGGAGATGATAAATGAAACAGCGGGCAATTTGGCAACGTGTGGATGGCGGATGTCCCTGGACAGGCTGTGGGAATGCTATGACAGGATGCTGCTGTTTGCAATGGGAGATTTGGGTGTTTCACTCAGTGCTGCTGGCTGTGATCCGGAAGACCCATGTTGCCATGCTGCCGTGGTGTCCCGGATCCGCGTATTGCTACTGGTCGCTATTCAGAAAAGCACTCCACCGCCGCTGTCCCAACTGGCGATGGCGGTGGCTCATTGCGGAAGAACGCTTCAGAAGATTTTTAAAGAGCATTTTGGGCTATCTATGATGGAATATTTCATAGGCGCAAGGATGGAGGCCATTTTGCGGCAGATCATATGGACCGAAAAACCATTGCAGATTATAGCCCTGGAATTTGGATACCAGGATTATTCGACCTTTTCAAATGCGGTAAGACGGTGGTGGGCCGTATCGCCACGAGTACTACGTAAATCTCGGATACTACCAGCACGGAGTATCAAACTTAAAAGGCGCTTTGTCCGAAGACCGGAGGCGAGGATTGAAAACCTTTGCGATAACGGCTAA
- a CDS encoding MauE/DoxX family redox-associated membrane protein, whose protein sequence is MEWASKKAGSLTSFIIACLLQVLFCYAAISKVSDMEKFRTEVGQSPLLTYFVGFIVIAVPVTELIAVGLLFFTKTRLLGMYLSLFLMASFTAYIIAIMKFAAYVPCSCGGILSGMNWSQHLAFNCLFTGLALTGVVIVERQTPAQVNHKIYLPAYLLR, encoded by the coding sequence ATGGAATGGGCCTCTAAAAAGGCCGGCAGCCTGACTTCCTTCATCATTGCCTGCCTGCTTCAAGTTTTATTTTGCTATGCCGCCATCAGCAAGGTTTCCGACATGGAAAAATTCAGGACGGAAGTCGGACAGTCTCCCTTGCTCACTTATTTCGTAGGATTCATAGTGATCGCAGTGCCTGTGACAGAGTTGATCGCTGTTGGCCTGCTGTTCTTTACCAAGACCAGACTTTTGGGCATGTATCTTTCGCTTTTCCTGATGGCATCGTTTACGGCATACATAATAGCAATCATGAAATTTGCGGCTTACGTTCCCTGCAGCTGCGGGGGCATCCTTTCAGGCATGAACTGGTCCCAACATCTGGCCTTTAATTGCCTTTTTACGGGCCTGGCACTCACCGGCGTCGTAATAGTAGAGCGACAGACGCCGGCCCAGGTCAACCATAAAATATACTTACCGGCTTATCTATTAAGGTGA